The following coding sequences are from one Archocentrus centrarchus isolate MPI-CPG fArcCen1 chromosome 4, fArcCen1, whole genome shotgun sequence window:
- the pycr3 gene encoding pyrroline-5-carboxylate reductase 3 isoform X2 produces MDPEMDSQLKIGFIGAGNMAFGIAKGILSGNVLPANVKVSAPSSRNLGRFQELGIAVTHSNVEVVCGSDVVFVAVKPHVVPLVLNEISQHVTDRHVIVSVAAGVTLATLEELLPENSVVIRLMPNLPCLVQEGALLFARGSHAKQEDSALLRSLLHRCGLVEEGPEAWIDIHTGLSGSGVAFVYLFAEALAEGAVKMGMPSALAHSIASQTVLGAGRLLRDSGKHPAQLRSEVCTPGGTTIYGLHTLEQGSVRASTMSAVESATERARELGRKSAAGSRK; encoded by the exons ATGGACCCTGAGATGGACTCGCAGCTCAAGATCGGCTTTATTGGTGCAGGGAACATGGCTTTTGGCATCGCCAAGGGCATCTTGTCTG GAAATGTCCTTCCTGCAAACGTTAAAGTGAGTGCGCCATCCTCGAGGAATCTGGGACGCTTTCAG GAGCTGGGCATTGCTGTAACTCACTCCAACGTAGAGGTGGTTTGTGGGTCCGATGTGGTCTTTGTCGCCGTCAAACCTCATGTGGTTCCACTAGTTCTCAATGAGATCTCACAACACGTCACTGACAGACACGTGATTGTATCTGTTGCAGCAGGAGTAACACTAGCGACGCTGGAAGAG CTCCTTCCTGAGAACTCCGTTGTCATCCGGCTGATGCCAAATCTACCGTGTTTGGTTCAGGAAGGTGCTCTCCTGTTTGCCCGGGGATCCCACGCAAAACAGGAGGACAGCGCTCTGCTTCGCTCCTTATTACATCGCTGCGGTTTGGTGGAGGAGGGCCCTGAAGCCTGGATTGACATCCACACCGGGCTGAGCGGCAGCGGAGTAGCCTTT GTGTACCTTTTTGCTGAAGCCCTGGCAGAAGGAGCTGTTAAAATGGGCATGCCAAGTGCTCTGGCCCACAGCATTGCCTCCCAGACTGTTCTG GGTGCTGGGAGATTGTTACGCGATTCTGGGAAGCATCCGGCTCAGCTTCGCTCTGAAGTCTGCACGCCGGGCGGAACAACCATCTACGGGCTTCACACGCTGGAACAGGGCAGCGTGAGGGCGTCGACCATGAGTGCTGTGGAGTCTGCCACCGAGAGAGCCAGGGAACTCGGCCGAAAGTCAGCAGCGGGGAGCAGGAAGTGA